The window CTGACTAATCTGTTGTCTTTCCTTGATATTAGTGTTCTAATGAGTTTTGGCAGGAGTCTTGTCTTCAGATGAAATCATGGGTAAAAGGCTCAGGCCATCTGCTGATAAGAATCAGTCAGGATGTCAAAGGGTGGAATGTTTGCTCGAGATGTGAGAAATGAATCCATTACACCCAAATATAGAGCTTCTTCTTACTGTGGGCCCTTGGGGAATTTGGGCGCTAAGATCTGAGATTCAGCGGGGGCCATTCAAGCAGAGAGGGATAGCAGACTGATAACAGCTGGTAATGAGCTGGATTAGGAGGTGTGCATACAAGAGTCTCTGCCTTGGCCACATGCTCCCGTTTCCTGTAGTAAAAACATGATACAATATAAtacaataccccccccccccccccatggcacCTGTGACAGCATTGTTACAATTTAGTTGCCAATGTATGTATCTTTGATCTAAATACTAGCTACTAGGACAGAATACTTTAACACTGTCTGTTGCTGCTGCGTACCTGTCACCATTCTtgttgtcacgccatgacagtCTTATTCACACCTTTATCCAAGGCTATATTCCAGGGAGCAGACAGATAGATGATGCAATTAGTACTGTAAAGCTCTTCAATTGATTTTCCTTTTAAGCGGCTGGCGAGTCATGACTAAATAATCCACCTCCACGGTCAAGTTGGGGATCAAACTGGGGTTGATGAAAAGGTTTCATGTTGGTTCATGATGGGTTCCTCTCTAACCTATTGAcaagcagtttgtgtgtgtgtggtctatgGAAGGATATGGTGTCCACAATTTGGATTAGGTGTGGATGACCTACCTGTGCGGATTTTGGGCTCTCCAGGGCAGGAGAAGTCACCAGACGTACGCAGGAAGCAGGTGGCTTCTTTCTTTGCCTTGTTGTCACGCACGCGGGAATGCCGAAGGGTCCACTTGTCGCTAGGAGACAGGGGCTGGGTCAGGCTGCAGCGCTCCTCCTCCGACAGGGCCACGTTAGCGTCTCCGTTCTGCTGGGAGTCTGACAGGAGAGCAGGACACCAGGACAGTAAATGCCAAAGCTTTTACTCAACATCCCTTCAGGGGAAAGGTATAGCTGCATCCCACAAAAACACAGTTTTACTGTGCTGAGATTCAATTGACCCCAAGATCCCTGAAAATAATTGGATCAGTCTGTGTTTACGTGATGGTGCCTAACTAGGCCTTGTCTGTCAAAGAAACGTTAAGAAGACTTTGGGACACATAATAACAGCAGGTTGAGTTTACAATTttgaagagagaaaaacaacatgaaaaaaaaTAGAGTTCCATTCTATATTCACTTCACTTTACGCAGTTTCAGAGAAAAACTGCTGTAATGGACACCATGCCAGTCTGATGTGGAGTATGActggtaggggtgggggaaaaaatcgattcacatttgaattgcgattcagtcttctagcgattcatatcaataaaaaaataagtttTATAAGTTTAAGTAACACTAGAAAGCAAACTGGAATCAAATATAAGCATATatagttatttattttattaaaaatCTTGAATCGATTTTTAATCGAATCGTGGCCCCAGGAATCGATTCGAATCGTGAgataccaaaagattcccacccctaatgAATGGGTATGGTTCTGACCTGAGCGGTTTCTGCCACTGCTCTCCTCAGCTGCCAGAGGACACGTGTCACTTTGGGTGCTGTCCCTGGGAGAGTTGGTGCCGGATATCCCAAAGGAGACTGAGTCTGTTGGAACGTCAGGGTTCGGGTtgtgcttcttcttcttcttgggaaGCTTCTGCTTGGCCATTGCCAGTGAGTAGTACATCCCAAAGTTGTTGACGATGACGGGCACAGGCATGGCGATGGTCAGCACCCCCGCCAAGGCGCATAACGCCCCCACCATCATGCCCAGCCACGTCTGGGGGTACATGTCCCCGTAGCCCAGTGTCGTCATTGTGACTACCGCCCACCAGAAGCTAATGGGAATGTTCTTGAAGTGGGTGTGTTTGGAACCGCGCGGGTCGTCGGGTTTGGCGCCGATGCGCTCGGCGTAGTAGATCATGGTGGCGAAGATGAGCACGCCCAGGGCCAGGAAGATGATGAGGAGGCAGAACTCGTTGACGCTGGCTCTCAAGGTGTGGCCGAGCACACGGAGACCCACAAAGTGACGCGTCAGCTTGAAGATCCGAAGGATCCGGACAAAGCGCACCACCCGGAGGAAGCCCAGGACATCAGAAGCGGCTTTGGAGGACAGGCCGCTAAGGCCCAACTCCAGGTAGAAGGGCAGGATGGCCACAAAGTCGATGACGTTGAGCATGTTCTTGACAAAGAGGACCTTGTTTGGGCAACAGATGATGCGCACCAGGAACTCAAAGGTGAACCAAACCACGCACACACCCTCTACCAGGTTGAGGACAGGCTTAGTCACAACCTCCCAGGTGACCACTGTGGTGGTGACGTTGGCCACTGTCACCAGATCTGTGTTGTTGATCAGGTCGTTAAAGGCTTCGTGGGTCTCCAGACAAAAGGTGGTAATGGAGACCAggatgaagaagagagaggcaaAGGCGACACCCTGAAggacaaaaaaaacaccagtCACGACCAGTAAAGCAGAAAAACTGAAACTACTTCCTCTGTCCACCCTGTGGCGTGCTTAGGTCAACAATACACTGAGGCTCCAAGTGTAGTGAAAACATGTTTAGGACTGGTTGATCTGATTGAACTTTCAGGAACTGTGTGGCTGTTGCTTTTACTTCACAGTACAGTTTTAGTGTTGAAAAAAGTCTAGACAAAAGCTTTCTGGCAACAAACCCCGTAACCAAACAGAACTAGGCATGCACTTATTTTGTTAGCATCCACAATCATGGCCTCTGATATCCCGAAACACCAGGGACTTGTTCATATCACAGCTCCAACAACGCTCATACACATAGAAAAAGGCAAGAGAAAAATTAATTCCTTTTCTTGCATGCCAATCCGCTTGTATAGTGGCAAATGTTCATCCTAATAGGCAATGCCAATGGTTAATGTAGGAGGATGGATTTCACCAGTACACCAAGAGAATATCACACTCTATAAACAACCACTTTGCAAGCCAAATAAGCTGTTTTGGCTCTGGAACGGTATCGTGTTTGGCTAACTAACGAACCTGCGCTAAATGAGCTTGTGCTATTAGGAGGCTTCAGCCACCAGCCATAAGGCGCATGAAtctggaggtgggggagggggagcgtgGGGCTGTGAAGGAGGAAGGAGCCATGACAACCACAGCATGCCCGTGTAGCTCACCAGGAAATGTAGCTTGAAGCAAAAGGAGAGAAGCCCCACAGGCTTACCAAAGATCTGGGAAACACACAGCATGTTTACATTCAGCTGCC of the Hypomesus transpacificus isolate Combined female chromosome 18, fHypTra1, whole genome shotgun sequence genome contains:
- the kcnc4 gene encoding potassium voltage-gated channel subfamily C member 4 isoform X2, which codes for MISSVCVSSYRGRKSGNKAPSKTCLKEEMARGEDSDKIIINVGGIRHETYKSTLRTLPGTRLAWLADPDPQVTPETDTEEMFFDRHPGIFAYVLNYYRTGKLHCPADVCGPLFEEELAFWGIDETDVEPCCWMTYRQHRDAEEALDIFEPPDPDDTDDDREIPRRFGIEDCQDRSRGCCEVWQPKIWALFEDPYSSKAARGVAFASLFFILVSITTFCLETHEAFNDLINNTDLVTVANVTTTVVTWEVVTKPVLNLVEGVCVVWFTFEFLVRIICCPNKVLFVKNMLNVIDFVAILPFYLELGLSGLSSKAASDVLGFLRVVRFVRILRIFKLTRHFVGLRVLGHTLRASVNEFCLLIIFLALGVLIFATMIYYAERIGAKPDDPRGSKHTHFKNIPISFWWAVVTMTTLGYGDMYPQTWLGMMVGALCALAGVLTIAMPVPVIVNNFGMYYSLAMAKQKLPKKKKKHNPNPDVPTDSVSFGISGTNSPRDSTQSDTCPLAAEESSGRNRSDSQQNGDANVALSEEERCSLTQPLSPSDKWTLRHSRVRDNKAKKEATCFLRTSGDFSCPGEPKIRTALDKGVNKTVMA
- the kcnc4 gene encoding potassium voltage-gated channel subfamily C member 4 isoform X1 — protein: MISSVCVSSYRGRKSGNKAPSKTCLKEEMARGEDSDKIIINVGGIRHETYKSTLRTLPGTRLAWLADPDPQVTPETDTEEMFFDRHPGIFAYVLNYYRTGKLHCPADVCGPLFEEELAFWGIDETDVEPCCWMTYRQHRDAEEALDIFEPPDPDDTDDDREIPRRFGIEDCQDRSRGCCEVWQPKIWALFEDPYSSKAARGVAFASLFFILVSITTFCLETHEAFNDLINNTDLVTVANVTTTVVTWEVVTKPVLNLVEGVCVVWFTFEFLVRIICCPNKVLFVKNMLNVIDFVAILPFYLELGLSGLSSKAASDVLGFLRVVRFVRILRIFKLTRHFVGLRVLGHTLRASVNEFCLLIIFLALGVLIFATMIYYAERIGAKPDDPRGSKHTHFKNIPISFWWAVVTMTTLGYGDMYPQTWLGMMVGALCALAGVLTIAMPVPVIVNNFGMYYSLAMAKQKLPKKKKKHNPNPDVPTDSVSFGISGTNSPRDSTQSDTCPLAAEESSGRNRSDSQQNGDANVALSEEERCSLTQPLSPSDKWTLRHSRVRDNKAKKEATCFLRTSGDFSCPGEPKIRTESCKDVLAATGNYAKPEVTTLT